The Salegentibacter sp. Hel_I_6 region CTCTATCAATGGATCTTTCTCAAACTGCAGTATTTGATGCTATAGTACATGAAAGGATGGTTGAATTGGCCGGAGAACAGGTAAGATTTCCTGACCTTGTAAGATGGGGGCTTGCAGACGAATTGCTATCCCCATTTGGATTCCAAGCAGGTAAAAATGAAATTTGGCCTATTCCAAATGATGAAATTTCTGCAAATGAGGGAATAAGTCAGGGAGATCAAAATCCAGGATTCTAATATCATTTGTATTTCATTATTAATGCTTAAGCCCTTTCATAAAATTGAGAGGGCTTTTTGATTTAATCGCTTATAAAAATTACTCCCTTGAAAATCCCAAGAGTTATTTAATGTATCATATTTTAAATTCATAATAGAAGACAACTTCAGAATTAATTGAAAGCTAAGAAAACACTAACCATTAAAGAGCCTTAAAAAACTCCTCCAATCAAATCAGAAAACCTTTTAGGCATTTTAAATTAAAAGTATTCAGCATAATATTATTAAATCAGAACTAAGCTTTCAAAAGAGTCTTATGAAAGTGTTCTATATAAAAGTGAGCAAAAAATTTCTAATCCTGAACAGCTTTCGATAAGCGTTGATCTCCTTTTGTAATTTCACTATTATGCTTTAGGTAATTATTCGAACAAATTACTGAGCATAACTTGAGAAAACCCACCTGGCCTTTCACCCCAAATTATCGATTATATAGAATAAAAAATAATTCAATCTTCTTTTTAATAAATAATCTTAAACAAGCCTACGGAATATTAGGGGAAGAAATAATTTTTAAATTTCGAGGCAAGTCCAGGAGCATTTACTCTCGATTATCGAGTAAATCCTGTACTGCATTGACTAGATAGATATAAGCCCCTCCAACACTTACCACATACTCGTTTTCTCCCCAAAGGAATGGCCAGTCTTCTTTATTCTCAGGAAAATCTGGTTTTAAAATAAGCACGCCTGGTACTATTCCCCCCGCAATAAAAGAGAAATCGGCTCGATTCATTCCGTAAGCTACTTTTTTAGATTTAGTGCCTACTCCAGAAACGAATGAAATATCGGAATCTGGATGCGTTCCATAAAGATAATTGAGCCCTTTAAAGACTTCTTCTTCACTAATAATATCAGGAAATTTCTTATGAAGATGATAATTATTTATAGCATAGGCAACTATTTGACCGTTACCTGCCCATCCTCCTCTTCCAATAGGTACACCATAAGGATTTTCCTTATAATGTGCATCAATTTCATTTTTATAAGTTCGCACCCTACTTTCAAGTTTCCGTCTAAAATCTTCATTCAAAAATGGTAATACCTTTACCAATCTGCCCGCGTGAAGATTAAAGTTTTTATCTACTGTTAGCCACATTTCCTGAATTCGCTTAGCATACATTTTTTCTTCTGTAGCAAGCAATAATTCTACTGCTGCTTTTAATTCTTCGTCTTCTAAAGATCCGCCGGTGGTATTACCGTGATGAAAAAGATCTGGCTCTTTTGAATGTTCTTCTTTCCACACATTTTTAGCAGTTGTAATGCATTCTTCAGCTAAGCTATCATTATAACCTTTCAAGACTCTGCTTGCTGCAGCAAGAGCTGCAATAGAACCATAATTTAAGGGCGTGCTTTTACTTGTAAAGGCCCATCGATCATCAAATTTTCCGCTTTTAAAACCATCGGTTTCCAAAGGATCCATGTTCTTATCGTAAATAAGATTATCTGTCATAGTTAAGCCGTCGCCTAAATGTGTATACTGAGAAATATCTGGAACGATTATTCCGGGGATAGCTCTACCTAAAGCACGGTGTTGGGCAATTAATCCTAAAGTTCCGTGTTCAATTTGCTGAAGAATATCTGGTTTTCCATCGGGATTATGCAGATCTACATATTTGGATTCGTAATCTACGGTTGTTTGATCCCTTTGCAAATTAAAATCTTCGTATGCGTGCGCCAGGTTGGAAACCACGTAATATTGAGTTTGTGTCCTAATATCATAATCTCCTGCATCATACCAGCCTCCAATATTTAACCCGGGAATGTGTTCCCCTGGTTTATAATCTGTATCTGTGGTAGGACCCTGTGCATAAAGGTCAAAATGTTCTTGATTAACCGGGGCTTGAAGCGCATCATCTAAATGCGAAGCCCCATGCCAAACCCTATAAGCTTCATTAACCAACATATGATCCATTTGTACCGGAAAAAACACATCGTTGGTTGGATACCAGGCTTTTTCATAAACATTCTTAGCAATACGGAAAGGAGCTGTTGTTACATCGCTATAGGAAATAACATACAAGCCTTCTTCTACAACATCAGAAAAATTGAATTCAAAATAATTATACCTTGTGTATTTTCCCCAATTTGACAATTCTGCTGAATAAACTTC contains the following coding sequences:
- a CDS encoding glycoside hydrolase family 9 protein, giving the protein MLKNMVYDMSNFTKIKFLSVICHFSKLIPIQRVLPLLALIFIGGGINAQNSGLTLNEEEYFEKPGVNILAFSNWYDGLFSDSKISGIEIIHHGVRTVTNGDVRLHATPEQWDAIPTFVRREVDRESNRIDTYEKYPDYNFEYMIRAEMDGDAVLLSVHLEEPIPDTLIGKAGFNLEFIPSAYSEKTYYMDDEGGNFPLYPHSTMVKDKSGYTAPTPFAKGQKLVVAPADPERKITITSNDAQLLLHDGRDKAQNGWFVVRSLLPAGKTGKVLEWRLEANSIPNWIRKPVIGHSQVGYHPNQKKVAVIELDKNDTPASRASLHRLTNNGEEEVYSAELSNWGKYTRYNYFEFNFSDVVEEGLYVISYSDVTTAPFRIAKNVYEKAWYPTNDVFFPVQMDHMLVNEAYRVWHGASHLDDALQAPVNQEHFDLYAQGPTTDTDYKPGEHIPGLNIGGWYDAGDYDIRTQTQYYVVSNLAHAYEDFNLQRDQTTVDYESKYVDLHNPDGKPDILQQIEHGTLGLIAQHRALGRAIPGIIVPDISQYTHLGDGLTMTDNLIYDKNMDPLETDGFKSGKFDDRWAFTSKSTPLNYGSIAALAAASRVLKGYNDSLAEECITTAKNVWKEEHSKEPDLFHHGNTTGGSLEDEELKAAVELLLATEEKMYAKRIQEMWLTVDKNFNLHAGRLVKVLPFLNEDFRRKLESRVRTYKNEIDAHYKENPYGVPIGRGGWAGNGQIVAYAINNYHLHKKFPDIISEEEVFKGLNYLYGTHPDSDISFVSGVGTKSKKVAYGMNRADFSFIAGGIVPGVLILKPDFPENKEDWPFLWGENEYVVSVGGAYIYLVNAVQDLLDNRE